A stretch of Pomacea canaliculata isolate SZHN2017 linkage group LG6, ASM307304v1, whole genome shotgun sequence DNA encodes these proteins:
- the LOC112566403 gene encoding guanine nucleotide-binding protein subunit beta-like protein 1 isoform X2 produces the protein MQPSPDPVYILRGSSSPVTSLHFLPILTNTLLSGNQDGKVYVWDLKTRRIQQKINAHLDSVLQVEASPVADSLLTHGRDGYARIWRTGEAAFTCTDQIQVSSKGFCAAKMLPQTGKSYLIVLPGESSSVTVYDSSTKQLVRELVPPSTKLGMCMCMQPVLDSTGSAWGLLVGYESGSLLLWDVVSGKLLSELMLHSDAVMCFKYSSSANRGFSGSVDNQLLEWTISAENENKMSLIDKTVVTNQGFNDIVIRCDNKIVATAGWDSNVRVFSTKKLRPIALLSFHRGSVKALSFSCDGLLAAGSEDRLISVWDVYRS, from the exons ATGCAGCCATCCCCAGATCCAGTGTATATTCTTCGAGGTTCATCTAGTCCAGTTACATCTCTGCATTTTCTACCCATTTTGACCAACACCTTGTTATCAGGAAATCAAGATGGCAAAGTTTATGTTTGGGATTTAAAGACACGGCGTAtacagcagaaaataaatgcCCATTTGGATTCAGTTTTGCAAGTAGAAGCTTCACCTGTTGCAGACTCACTGCTGACACACGGAAGAGATGGTTATGCCAGGATATGGAGGACAGGAGAAGCAGCTTTTACATGCACAG ATCAGATACAAGTTTCATCAAAAGGCTTCTGTGCTGCAAAGATGCTTCCACAAACTGGAAAATCTTATTTAATAGTTCTGCCTGGAGAATCTTCATCGGTAACAGTGTACGACAGCAGTACAAAGCAATTGGTGAGAGAGCTGGTACCACCTTCTACCAAACTgggcatgtgcatgtgcatgcaacCTGTATTAGACTCAACAGGGAGTGCCTGGGGTTTGCTTGTGGGCTACGAGAGTGGAAGTCTTCTGCTTTGGGATGTTGTGTCTGGAAAACTCTTATCAGAACTGATGTTACACAGCGATGCTGTGATGTGTTTTAAATATTCCTCATCTGCCAACAGAGGGTTTTCAGGGTCAGTTGATAATCAGCTGTTAGAGTGGAcaatttctgcagaaaatgaaaacaagatgtCTTTGATTGATAAGACTGTAGTTACAAATCAAGGTTTTAATGATATAGTTATCAGGTGTGATAATAAGATAGTGGCAACAGCAGGATGGGATAGTAATGTTCGTGTATTTAGTACAAAAAAGCTTAGGCCAATTGCATTGTTATCCTTCCATAGAGGAAGTGTAAAGGCTTTGAGTTTTTCATGTGATGGTCTTCTAGCTGCAGGGTCTGAAGACAGATTAATTTCAGTTTGGGATGTTTATAGATCATAG
- the LOC112566403 gene encoding guanine nucleotide-binding protein subunit beta-like protein 1 isoform X1, producing MIYQWQTCLGIELFLETSIKTYFEDRNVMQPSPDPVYILRGSSSPVTSLHFLPILTNTLLSGNQDGKVYVWDLKTRRIQQKINAHLDSVLQVEASPVADSLLTHGRDGYARIWRTGEAAFTCTDQIQVSSKGFCAAKMLPQTGKSYLIVLPGESSSVTVYDSSTKQLVRELVPPSTKLGMCMCMQPVLDSTGSAWGLLVGYESGSLLLWDVVSGKLLSELMLHSDAVMCFKYSSSANRGFSGSVDNQLLEWTISAENENKMSLIDKTVVTNQGFNDIVIRCDNKIVATAGWDSNVRVFSTKKLRPIALLSFHRGSVKALSFSCDGLLAAGSEDRLISVWDVYRS from the exons ATGATCTACCAATGGCAAACTTGCTTAGGTATCGAGCTGTTTCTTGAGACGTCTATAAAAACATACTTCGAGGACAG gaaTGTCATGCAGCCATCCCCAGATCCAGTGTATATTCTTCGAGGTTCATCTAGTCCAGTTACATCTCTGCATTTTCTACCCATTTTGACCAACACCTTGTTATCAGGAAATCAAGATGGCAAAGTTTATGTTTGGGATTTAAAGACACGGCGTAtacagcagaaaataaatgcCCATTTGGATTCAGTTTTGCAAGTAGAAGCTTCACCTGTTGCAGACTCACTGCTGACACACGGAAGAGATGGTTATGCCAGGATATGGAGGACAGGAGAAGCAGCTTTTACATGCACAG ATCAGATACAAGTTTCATCAAAAGGCTTCTGTGCTGCAAAGATGCTTCCACAAACTGGAAAATCTTATTTAATAGTTCTGCCTGGAGAATCTTCATCGGTAACAGTGTACGACAGCAGTACAAAGCAATTGGTGAGAGAGCTGGTACCACCTTCTACCAAACTgggcatgtgcatgtgcatgcaacCTGTATTAGACTCAACAGGGAGTGCCTGGGGTTTGCTTGTGGGCTACGAGAGTGGAAGTCTTCTGCTTTGGGATGTTGTGTCTGGAAAACTCTTATCAGAACTGATGTTACACAGCGATGCTGTGATGTGTTTTAAATATTCCTCATCTGCCAACAGAGGGTTTTCAGGGTCAGTTGATAATCAGCTGTTAGAGTGGAcaatttctgcagaaaatgaaaacaagatgtCTTTGATTGATAAGACTGTAGTTACAAATCAAGGTTTTAATGATATAGTTATCAGGTGTGATAATAAGATAGTGGCAACAGCAGGATGGGATAGTAATGTTCGTGTATTTAGTACAAAAAAGCTTAGGCCAATTGCATTGTTATCCTTCCATAGAGGAAGTGTAAAGGCTTTGAGTTTTTCATGTGATGGTCTTCTAGCTGCAGGGTCTGAAGACAGATTAATTTCAGTTTGGGATGTTTATAGATCATAG
- the LOC112565891 gene encoding PR domain zinc finger protein 13-like produces the protein MSSCDWCEGLRVGGTLVAATDIPRHVVLGPYPGGLDFAAQTADRPAVDHVIKVAWRGGRLFTEEEVSCFRCRSSLSHTQEDKDENLWMAMLQPARDRHEQNVEMVLESGRLLLHTVKPVPRGNSLLVWYSDLLARAFGVPILTPAQIQGDQQYRCTGCYATFQYPNTLKAHMLFKCSFVNCSKISNNGANTILPDYSIAFLATPFPKENACSSFSVKPLPSYSTSKIAQNVRDTTDCRRIASIDDDLCSKKELANATQNAQKAVATEHRPVTPDSSTDQSISLNTNARKMICLSTASTPSTSFSPDKKPCPAEIVSGSLSNTGASAKLLKSIAPSPAPISLDQHSILSLYYPWISPLQTSSTNFFCSPLPGVSECRSRHLPRPRLDKSLLFLSRFSESVAPFRPPATPQPKPVQPVFSSTHSISSETGSSGTLPQGPQGNGKTFLHVPSHREKEPLDMLPPSLFTTKSRRGHLCIYCGKMYSRKYGLKIHLRTHTGYKPLKCKVCLRPFGDPSNLNKHVRLHAEGDTPYRCDFCGKVLVRRRDLERHVRSRHPASVTDDIHRIGFVDSESEIISESEFSPSPCEGHKL, from the exons ATGTCAAGCTGTGACTGGTGTGAAGGACTCCGGGTTGGAGGTACACTAGTGGCAGCGACTGATATTCCTCGTCATGTCGTACTCGGGCCCTACCCTGGAGGCCTGGACTTCGCAGCGCAAACAGCTGATCGACCAGCAGTGGACCACGTAATAAAG GTCGCCTGGAGGGGTGGGAGACTGTTCACTGAGGAAGAGGTGTCGTGCTTTCGGTGTCGCAGCAGTCTTAGCCACACTCAGGAAGACAAGGATGAGAACTTGTGGATGGCTATGCTGCAACCTGCGCGTGATCGGCACGAACAAAATGTTGAAATGGTGTTGGAAAGTGGGCGGTTGCTTCTACACACCGTCAAACCAGTTCCGCGCGGTAACAGCCTCCTGGTGTGGTACAGCGACCTATTGGCTCGAGCTTTTGGGGTACCCATCCTTACCCCCGCCCAAATACAAG GTGACCAACAATATAGGTGTACTGGCTGTTATGCAACCTTCCAATACCCAAACACGCTGAAGGCACATATgctttttaaatgcagctttgtCAACTGCAGCAAAATTAGTAATAACGGGGCCAACACTATCCTACCTGACTACTCGATCGCTTTCCTCGCCACGCCCTTCCCCAAAGAGAACGCTTGTTCCAGTTTCTCTGTGAAGCCTCTGCCGTCGTATTCGACATCCAAAATCGCTCAGAACGTGCGTGATACGACAGACTGCAGAAGAATAGCTTCCATAGACGATGATCTTTGCTCAAAAAAGGAACTGGCGAACGCAACCCAAAATGCGCAAAAAGCAGTTGCTACAGAGCACAGACCAGTCACTCCCGACTCTTCAACCGATCAAAGTATTAGTCTGAATACTAATGCTagaaaaatgatttgtttatcaactgcCTCCACACCATCAACTTCTTTCAGTCCTGACAAAAAGCCTTGTCCTGCCGAAATCGTAAGTGGGTCTCTGAGTAACACTGGAGCATCCGCGAAGCTCCTGAAAAGTATTGCTCCTAGTCCTGCACCCATATCGTTGGACCAGCATTCCATTCTAAGCCTTTATTATCCATGGATTTCTCCCCTTCAGACAAGCTCCACAAATTTCTTTTGCAGCCCATTACCTGGTGTATCTGAATGCCGGTCTCGTCATCTTCCACGGCCAAGACTAGATAAAAGTCTGTTATTTTTAAGTAGATTTTCAGAATCTGTTGCCCCATTCCGACCTCCAGCCACTCCTCAGCCAAAACCAGTTCAGCCTGTTTTCTCCAGTACACATTCCATCTCATCAGAGACAGGTTCAAGTGGCACACTTCCCCAAGGCCCTCAAGGCAATggcaaaacatttcttcatgtaCCTTCGCATAGAGAAAAAGAACCACTGGATATGTTACCGCCATCCTTATTCACGACAAAGTCTCGAAGAGGCCATTTGTGCATATACTGCGGGAAAATGTATTCTCGTAAATATGGCTTAAAAATCCATCTTCGTACACACACCGGCTACAAACCTTTGAAGTGTAAGGTGTGCCTTAGACCTTTTGGCGACCCAAGCAATCTGAATAAACACGTACGTTTGCATGCTGAGGGTGATACGCCCTACAGGTGTGATTTCTGTGGGAAAGTGCTAGTGCGTAGGCGGGACTTAGAGCGACATGTGCGATCGAGACATCCTGCAAGTGTTACAGACGATATCCATCGCATTGGCTTTGTGGACTCGGAGTCAGAGATAATTTCTGAATCTGAATTCAGTCCAAGTCCTTGTGAGGGCCATAAACTGTAA
- the LOC112566402 gene encoding LOW QUALITY PROTEIN: radial spoke head protein 3 homolog (The sequence of the model RefSeq protein was modified relative to this genomic sequence to represent the inferred CDS: inserted 1 base in 1 codon) yields the protein MTAVLSQRPDGGTYTFTSQPRALQQRKKYRDVQQQDAAEGLPQYGNIMYDRRVVRGNTYALHTLPAHAQPDPIEMQRQQEIRRRAIARKRAKDQLRPRSPEPVEGRKHVDVQTELYLEELSDRVEEADVECQTDAFLDRPPSPLFVPAKTGMDTATQIFEGDLFDFDIECKPXLEVIVGKTVEQSLLEVMEEEELANLRQQQRAFEELRNAELVEQQRLEEQERRHREEKERRIKQQQEVLQKEKETAEKIAARAFAQSYLADLVPSVFGTLADNGYFFDPVERDVEQGFLPWLMEQVEEQLQCNDHGRMILDGLLREVVLMRTNLYTKRDEVVENPLLSSNTSLMQSNIETEEIAPGTTTEQSEEAEKEGEIPAPAQPSEDLPAHNEDPGEDDPADD from the exons atgACAGCGGTTCTTTCACAGAGGCCTGACGGCGGTACCTATACATTTACTAGCCAGCCAAGAGCActacaacagagaaaaaaatatcgtGATGTTCAGCAGCA AGATGCAGCAGAGGGACTGCCACAATATGGCAATATTATGTATGACAGACGTGTTGTACGTGGCAACACATATGCTCTGCACACACTCCCAGCA CATGCACAGCCAGATCCAATTGAAATGCAAAGACAACAAGAAATCCGACGCCGTGCCATTGCTCGGAAACGTGCCAAGGATCAGCTGCGCCCAAGATCCCCTGAACCTGTTGAAGGACGCAAGCATGTTGATGTGCAAACAGAGCTCTACCTAGAGGAGTTAAGTGATCGAGTAGAAGAAGCTGATGTAGAATGCCAGACAGATGCCTTTCTTGATCGGCCTCCTTCTCCTTTGTTTGTGCCAGCAAAAACTGGCATGGATACTGCAACACAGATTTTTGAGGGTGAT CTATTTGACTTTGATATAGAATGTAAGC TCCTTGAGGTCATTGTGGGAAAAACGGTGGAGCAGTCATTGCTTGAAGTAATGGAAGAGGAAGAATTAGCAAATTTAAGGCAGCAGCAGAGAGCTTTTGAAGAACTGCGAAATGCTGAGCTGGTAGAGCAACAGCGACTAGAGGAACAGGAACGTCGGCACCGAGAAGAGAAG GAGCGGCGAATTAAACAGCAGCAAGAAGtgttacagaaagaaaaagagacagctGAGAAGATTGCAGCTCGTGCATTTGCTCAGAGTTACCTTGCTGACCTAGTACCTTCTGTTTTTGGCACCCTTGCAGACAATGGATACTTCTTTGACCCTGTGGAGAGAG ATGTGGAACAGGGCTTTTTGCCATGGCTTATGGAGCAAGTTGAGGAACAACTGCAGTGCAATGACCATGGTCGCATGATCTTAGATGGACTTTTAAGGGAAGTGGTTCTTATGCGTACAAACCTATACACCAAGCGTGATGAGGTGGTAGAAAATCCACTTTTATCTTCAAACACCAGTCTGATGCAGAGCAACATAGAAACTGAAGAAATTGCCCCTGGTACCACCACAGAG CAGAGCGAAGAAGCGGAGAAGGAAGGCGAGATACCTGCCCCTGCTCAACCCTCTGAAGATCTCCCGGCACACAATGAAGATCCTGGAGAAGATGATCCCGCAGACGATTAA